Genomic window (Eriocheir sinensis breed Jianghai 21 chromosome 64, ASM2467909v1, whole genome shotgun sequence):
gtgtgtgtgttgaggtgctTGGTGaggttgttcttgttgttgaatACCTTCTCACATATCATACACCTGTACTGCTtctcttgtgtgtgtatgttcatgTGTCGCTTGTAGCTGCTGTGCAAATTGAAGGTTTTGCCGCACACGTCGCAGTGGTAGCCACGCGCCAGGATGTGCATCTTTACGTGTCGGTTGAGTTCGCTTTTTGAGGTGAAAGACGCCCCACACTCGTCACACCTGTGCTGGTTTGCCCCGGGGTGGATGCTCAGCACATGTCGCGCTAGACTACCCCTCTGAGCGAACGCCTTGCCGCATTCGCTGCATTTAAACTTTTTAAAGTCAGCGTGGATGTTCTCATGTTGCTGGAGGTCGCTCTTCCTGACGAACGCCTtcccacacacctcacacacaaagTCCCTCTCCCCAGAGTGAATCTTCATGTGTCTGTCAAGGTTACTCTCCCTCGTGAACAGCTTGCCACACACCTTGCATCCGTATTTCTCCTGGCTGCCGTGAAGGGAGGCATGTTGCTCCAGCTGCTTCTCACAGTAAAACAGCTGCTCACAGTCCTGGCAGCAGAAGACAGCCACACCACAATGGGACAGTGAGTGCTGAATGAACCGGCTCTGGCTGCTCAGCACTTCCTCGCACTGGTGACACTTAAACTTCAACACTTCCTCTGTGGCGCCGTCTTCCTCCACAGTGGCAGGGGCGTCCTCCATCTTCAGGCCGTCCAACGGATGTCTCCCCTTCACAGCATCTGCAAGGAAACAGACATAGATACAATAAGGCTACCACCTAAAGCTTACAATTAATTCTACAGTAAGGTCCCAAGAAACACATGAATATGGTGAACAAATGAATATGGTGAACACAAGCTCCTGGTAATTGAATTCATGCTCCTCAGTACTTGTAGCCCGTGGACTGCTCTACAGGGGAAGTCTGTCAGTCCATATCCTACAGGTTTAAAAGTACAGTGGTACCTCATGATTCAAACTTAACTGGTTCATTCGGGCTGTTCGAATTGAGAATGTTCGAATTAGGAAGCAATttatcccattgaaattaatgaagaaaaaaataatccgtTCCAGGCCCCAAAATCCTCACATTTTTATGGGTTTAAGTTGCGCCCTGTGGCCATATCACTCAAATATTGTCAACCAGACATATATTGTCAACTAAATATTGCCAACACATGTAACGAACGCGTGAAGAAGGTTTGAACACAGGTTACTTGTGTTCAAAAATTTTCCATTCGAGTTCAGGTTATTGGTTATTCTCTAAGTGGGCTACACCAGCATGAGAGGCGGCTCGCAACACACCATCCCATGAAGCATGACTCTACCAGGACTGTTTGAAGTGTGTTGTCCGCTGGTACCACGTCACCAGCATGGTGGTAGAGTGGCTGAGAATTAGGATTATGTTAATTGATGGACAGGCAGGGAAAACACCAGTAACTGTGGGATGAAACACATGGGCAGCATTAGAAAGTTAGGGTAGCATTTGATCAGGGTTACAAAGTGTGAATGAACCAATTCTAAATTTAAGATGGAATGTAGTAAATATAGATATATaagttaataaataataaaatcaaAATAAGGTTGGTGTAAGGCTGGGTGTGTCTTATGTGGTGATGCGTCCTGTGCGTCGGTATATACAGCGGCCTTTATGAACACTTCT
Coding sequences:
- the LOC126987330 gene encoding zinc finger protein OZF-like encodes the protein MEDAPATVEEDGATEEVLKFKCHQCEEVLSSQSRFIQHSLSHCGVAVFCCQDCEQLFYCEKQLEQHASLHGSQEKYGCKVCGKLFTRESNLDRHMKIHSGERDFVCEVCGKAFVRKSDLQQHENIHADFKKFKCSECGKAFAQRGSLARHVLSIHPGANQHRCDECGASFTSKSELNRHVKMHILARGYHCDVCGKTFNLHSSYKRHMNIHTQEKQYRCMICEKVFNNKNNLTKHLNTHTGEQQFKCEVCGRTQYSRSDLTRHMNIHTKEIEYKCEECGKVFYKKSDLTRHTNIHTQARIYPCEECGRTFTHRSSYKQHVNIHTRAEQFCCDECDKVFYQRSSLVKHKNIHAGIKYECDECEKTFNEKGHLNKHKNVHARRRERLRDGYSKSSS